A single Panthera tigris isolate Pti1 chromosome A3, P.tigris_Pti1_mat1.1, whole genome shotgun sequence DNA region contains:
- the LOC122237139 gene encoding neuroendocrine secretory protein 55: MDRRSRAQQWRRARHNYNDLCPPIGRRAATALLWLSCSIALLRALATSNARAQQRAAAQQRRSFLNAHHRSAAQAFPEPPESDHEHEEADLELSLPECLEYEEEFDYESESETETESEIESETDFETEPETAPATEPETEPEDERGPVVPKHTTFGQSLTERLHALRLRSPDASPSRAQPSTQEPQNPRQGEEPEPEPEDKDPRDPEESEEPKEEKKKQQRRCKPKKPTRRDPSPESPSKRGPIPIRRH, translated from the coding sequence ATGGATCGTAGGTCCCGGGCTCAGCAGTGGCGCCGAGCTCGCCACAACTACAACGATCTGTGCCCACCTATCGGCCGCCGGGCAGCCACCGCGCTCCTCTGGCTCTCCTGCTCCATCGCGCTCCTCCGCGCCCTTGCCACCTCCAACGCCCGCGCCCAGCAGCGCGCGGCCGCCCAGCAGCGCCGGAGCTTCCTTAACGCCCACCACCGCTCCGCCGCCCAGGCGTTCCCCGAGCCCCCCGAATCTGACCACGAGCACGAGGAGGCAGACCTCGAGCTGTCCCTCCCCGAGTGCCTAGAGTACGAGGAAGAGTTTGACTACGAATCCGAGAGCGAGACGGAGACCGAGTCTGAAATCGAATCCGAGACCGACTTCGAGACCGAGCCTGAGACCGCCCCCGCCACTGAGCCCGAGACCGAGCCCGAGGACGAGCGCGGCCCCGTGGTGCCCAAGCACACCACCTTCGGCCAATCTCTCACCGAGCGTCTGCACGCTCTGAGATTGCGGAGCCCCGACGCCTCCCCGAGTCGCGCGCAGCCCAGcactcaggagccccagaaccccaggcagggggaggagcccgagcccgagcccgaggACAAGGATCCGAGGGACCCCGAGGAGTCCGAGGAGccaaaggaggagaagaagaagcagcagcgcCGCTGCAAGCCGAAGAAGCCCACCCGCCGCGACCCATCCCCGGAGTCCCCTTCCAAAAGGGGACCCATCCCCATCCGGCGTCACTAA